CTTAAATCTTTTTATAATAATGAAGTCGGGAAGGAGGCGCCTGAAGCCCGTGCAGGACGCCTCGCCCCGTTGGATAATCAGCAGGTACATCCCTGTTAAACAAGAGGTCCTTATCCCACGGGGCGAGGAGCCGGAGCGGCCACAAAATCGCTAAAAATTATGAAAGTACGGGTTAGTATTGTTATTTATGCCTAGAATGGAGGTTCATGAATAATAGAGGATAGTACTGGAAAAATTCGGTGAACTGACATTGGCTTAAATATGTAACTTTTAGTTAATAGAACTGTCTCTTAAATAGGTAAGAATACCCTTTCTCACCTTATGAGATAATTGATTGAGAGGATTCAATATGTTTAAGAATTATATTAAAACTGCTTTGCGAAGTTTGGTAAAACACAAGGAATACGCATTCATAAATATACTCGGATTAGCGATAGGCATGGCCAGCGTTATCCTGATTTTGCTATTTGTACAGGAGGAGTTGAGCTATGATCAATTCCACACAAATCGGGACAACATTTACCGGCTAAACATCAAGACTACGCATCCGCATACCGGAGCTACAGCGGAACGCGCCATTGGGCCGTTTCGTCTCGCCAAAGAATTAAAAGTGGACTTTTCTGATATTCCACACATTGTTCGATTCTCTCCACAGGGCAGGACTCTCATACAGCTCGGTGACGAGCGTTTCTACGAGGAGAGAGTGGCTTTTGTCGATCCGGACGTATTTCAAGTCTTCGACTTGCCTCTTCTGATCGGAGATCCAAAAACTGTGCTTGACCATCCATATTCAATTGTAGTTTCACAGGAGATCGCCCAAAAATATTTTGGTGACGAGGAGCCCATTGGGCAGATCCTGACTTTTCAAGACAGCGATTTCAAAATCGCGGGTCTTCTGGATCAAATACCGGGTAATACCCAGTTGCAATTTGATATTTTGGCTTCAATGAATTGTGCTGAACAGGTTTTTTCCAGAATTGTGCTTGAAAACTGGGGAGAGGGCTCTTGTGAAACCTATGCCATGCTGCCGGTTGGAAAAAAGCCGGAGGATTATGAGGGAAGAATTGCCACATTTATTGATTCGAAATTAGAAGCCTGGGCATCGGCTTCCCCGAAATTGGTGATGCAGCCCTTAGCAGATGTTTATTTGCGCTCTCAAAACATCGCCGCCTACTCACCCGGCGGAGACATCACCTACGTTTATGCTTTTTCGGCTATTGCTTTGTTCGTTCTCATCATCGCCTGTATTAATTTCATGAATCTGGCAACGGCGCGTTCCGCAAACCGTGCTAAAGAAGTGGGTTTACGCAAGGTCGTCGGTGCCTTACGCAAGCAGCTTATCTGGCAATTCCTGAGTGAAAGTATTTTGCTTTCCATGCTTTCACTGGTCCTGGCAATAGCTTTAAGTTCATTGAGTCTGACCGCATTCAATGAACTGGCCGGGAAAGAACTTAGTATAGATATTTTCCAAAATGGTCAGCTCTTGTTTGGCCTCGTAATGATTACCCTTTTTGTTGGAATCGTTTCCGGAAGTTATCCGGCCTTTTTTCTTTCCGCTTTCAAACCAGTCAGTGTGCTATCGGGAATGTTGAAAAAAGGTGCGAAAGGGGGAACCCTAAGAAAAGTCCTGGTCACATTCCAATTTGCCGTTTCCATATTCCTGATAGTGGTGACGTCTGTGGTCTATAATCAACTGCAATACGCGCGAAACATGAAGCTCGGGTTCAGCAAAGATCACATAGTGTTGATACCGGGAACGCCACTCTCGATGCGGCAACAGTACGACCAGTTTCGAAATGAACTTCTGGCGCAACCCGGTATTATGAACGCTGCGGGCTCTTCACGAGTGCCACCCGGTCGACTCA
This region of candidate division KSB1 bacterium genomic DNA includes:
- a CDS encoding ABC transporter permease gives rise to the protein MFKNYIKTALRSLVKHKEYAFINILGLAIGMASVILILLFVQEELSYDQFHTNRDNIYRLNIKTTHPHTGATAERAIGPFRLAKELKVDFSDIPHIVRFSPQGRTLIQLGDERFYEERVAFVDPDVFQVFDLPLLIGDPKTVLDHPYSIVVSQEIAQKYFGDEEPIGQILTFQDSDFKIAGLLDQIPGNTQLQFDILASMNCAEQVFSRIVLENWGEGSCETYAMLPVGKKPEDYEGRIATFIDSKLEAWASASPKLVMQPLADVYLRSQNIAAYSPGGDITYVYAFSAIALFVLIIACINFMNLATARSANRAKEVGLRKVVGALRKQLIWQFLSESILLSMLSLVLAIALSSLSLTAFNELAGKELSIDIFQNGQLLFGLVMITLFVGIVSGSYPAFFLSAFKPVSVLSGMLKKGAKGGTLRKVLVTFQFAVSIFLIVVTSVVYNQLQYARNMKLGFSKDHIVLIPGTPLSMRQQYDQFRNELLAQPGIMNAAGSSRVPPGRLRSSLGTRPEGVPEDQRQGMQTVWTDFDFIETMGFELAAGRSFSREHASDASLAFILNEAAVQRLGWTNETAIGKGFGSSEIKDWDSGQWQQRDGQVIGVLKNFYFESLREEIVPTVYFVAPYMAWNYVIRIGSENIPETMKFIEEKWTAFNPTLPFVYNFVDENFENLYRAEERQGKIFGLFAILAIFVACLGLVGLASFTAEQRTKEVGVRKVLGATVSNIVLLLSREFTWLVLIAFVVSAPIAWYFMSSWLQNFAYHVSLSVDIFVLAGIAALVIAWVTVSYQATKVALTNPAKALRYE